Genomic window (Drosophila ananassae strain 14024-0371.13 chromosome 3L, ASM1763931v2, whole genome shotgun sequence):
TTGGAAAACTGATACCTAATTGAGTAAACAGCTTGGGGCTAGGGTCGGGTTGGATCCCTTGAATCAGTTTTGGGTGGGTCAGTCCTTGCCGTTTTGCCCCCACATTCGCAttttggttttgggttttttctCCGTTTTTCTTTGTGTCCTGCCGACacgaaaaatcgaaaacaTACTAGACTACAACTTGATAGCCTTGGAGTTCATTGGTGTCTCCGAAGGCTGGGACTCTTACCTGGCCGGGAATTTAGAGCCGGATCGGATTGGCTTGTCGCAAATTGATAGGCCTTGGACCAGgagtcctttttgtttttccaatTTCACTGTAGCTCAGGTGACAATAACTTTTCCTCATTGCGTGTCGGATTGAATTTTCGTTTTTCCACACACTCTTTCACTCTGGGAGTCCTGACGGCCACAGACTGCGGAAAGCTGGCCGAAGGACCGAGCTTTTATTGTCCTGCTGCGGATGGCGAGCTTTTTAGAAGAGGCGGCAGCTTTCCAAATCCCGGCGCCTGCGCTCCTCCTCTTCCGGCATTTGTCCTGCATTGTTTTGCTTCGCGCGGACAATCCTTGCGACCTTTGCTTTGGGCATCTATTCGCGTGAAAGCGCTCGGACGAAAGCCACCACCCCATGGCCCCAGCAAGCAACTCCCTGAATCCCTAGTCCTCAAGTCCTACGCCCACTACACTCCAAGAAACAATGATCAGTAGTtggataaattttttttttttattagattAGTTTATCCTTAATCTCCACAATGTAATCAAAGCCGCCACAAAACTCAGCCACTTTCATAACATTCAGCCTCACTTTGATTAGGCCTCGGGGCAGAATGACGGCCCAATCTGAGCTGTCGAGTTCCAGGTTTTTCAAATAGTGGTTTCCCTTCGGAATCGGGCACAGCTTTCCATCTTCGAAATCCACATCGGTGGTTACTCCTGTTAcaaatgatttttttatgaaCCTCTGGTAGAAGTTGCGCAAGGTGGTGCAGACCGCCAATGGTGCAATCTCCAGGGGCATCTGCTTATAGCCAGCTCCAGCGGCGTTTGAGAAAACTTCCACCGAGATCTGATACTCGTTATCAAGATCCTCGAGAATGTCAATCGTACCGTTAATCAATCGTTTACGACCCACAAGCTTTAGATTGGGGACAAACACTTTGCCAGGATTATTGTTCACTGCGATACTTTTATAATCGTAGGTCTGACTCCAACTCTATTGGCATTGGAAAAGGATATTAAGTGGTCGTCAAGTTCCAATATCATTCTAACTCACTTCCACAGAACGGATCCAGGTCCAAATACCAAAAAAGTAAAGCGTgattttcaaaacattcaaCACCGACATTTTAAAATCTATTTTCCGACTGTTCTCGGGGCCAGATTATCTGTGGTTTTTATAcacaaaataattatatatctTTGATCTAGAACAACTGAAAATGTACTCAGTTACTTAATTCAGATTTGATCGAACTGGAAAGATGATAAAATCCATTGTTCAAGCAcgtaatttattttgattttaattaaaaactcttGTCCTTGATCTCCACAACGAACTCCAAAAAGGCAACCCTCTCCCCTTTGTCCAACATCATCGGTCTCTCCTTGAGACCTCCTTGAGACCTCGGGGCAAGACAACGACTCAATCCTTCGTGTCAAACAGGACATTTTTCACGTAGTATTTTCCCTTGCGTACTGGACGTTCCAGGACAAAACAATTATAAATACAAAGGATAATCTACACAGATTCGAACAAACCATGCTCCGTTTTATATTTTACACTATTCTCGTTGAAGGTATCAGTGTTTTATTTGTGTAATATCCAGTTCACATTTTTCTATAAATGGGATTGATATAAACGATTTCATCTTTTGTCTCCGCCAATTTCATGTTTTGTTTCTCCGCCTacttaaaattattaactaggaaatagatattttttgtcacgattgcaaataaaaaacctAAATACGACACCCATGTTTTTCAATTCTTATTGCATAAGCTACTTTGTTTCCTAATTTTACTGTGAATagtttgttattatttatttatttaactatAATTTGATTCTTTTTGGCCTTCAACAGAAGACGTGGATCGTTTTTATATCGCACAAATATTTCGCTTTTGAAAACGTCGAACTTTCTCCGATTCGCATTATTCTGCTGCTCCCGCCAGGCAGGTCGGGCCTGCTTCCTCTGAAGGCCCCAGTGTCCTGTGAAAACTGGCGACAGGACATAGAACTTGTAGCCAGCAATGTGCATCTCATAAACCTAAAATGGACTATGTATTAAGTATCATATTTAAACAGATAAAGCAACTACTCACTTGAGAGTTTCTGGTAAACCCATAGCCCAGAAATCGTTCATCATGAGCTGGTACATTATCGACTGCCACATAAAATGGCTCATAAAGGAACTCAAAATTGGTAACGATATGGCTTACAGAGACCTCAGTTTCATTCGTGTTTGTAGACAACCATCTGAAAGGAAATTTATTAGCAAATAATAACCTTTTCCCATATTTGTCGCCACTTACTTGGAGAAATTCGTCGCGTACTGGttgtaaataaaaactttCTCATGAAAGGGCCTTGCTAAGCCTTTCTTTATCAGCCGCAGCAAGCCACTCTTGGAGCGTGGAAACATGGCTCGGATATCTATCTCAAATGTGGGAATAACATAGGCGCACAGTTTGGAACAGTTTGCTGTTCGAAAAAAGTGGTTCAGTTGCGGTACACTGTTGGTACTGGGAACGATGTCGATGTCCGTGAGAAAGACGTACTTCGTCTGACAGCCCTTGCGTGCCAAGTTTCTCATGTGATTCTGGGGATAGGTATTCCGTTGTCGCCACTGCAAAGTCTTTAGCGTGCGGAACTTCAGCAAAGCCTTCATGGTTCTGTCGGGATACTGACAGTCAAATTTCCCTTTCATATTGTATGGCACGGCCTCCACCCTAGGCAGCTTGTCGTAATCCCGGGGCACGAGTATATGAAAGGTTGCATTCTCTCGGATGTTGACAAAACACAAGCGCATATAGGTAACAAAGTACTGAAGGACAACGAACTCCTCGTGGCCGGCGGCAAATAGAGCCACTGACATCTTTCCCTGCCAATTGGCAGACACCTGGGGCAGAGAATTCAGCCGCTCCACCGAAGTCTGTGTG
Coding sequences:
- the LOC6502513 gene encoding uncharacterized protein LOC6502513, encoding MSVLNVLKITLYFFGIWTWIRSVESWSQTYDYKSIAVNNNPGKVFVPNLKLVGRKRLINGTIDILEDLDNEYQISVEVFSNAAGAGYKQMPLEIAPLAVCTTLRNFYQRFIKKSFVTGVTTDVDFEDGKLCPIPKGNHYLKNLELDSSDWAVILPRGLIKVRLNVMKVAEFCGGFDYIVEIKDKLI
- the LOC6494237 gene encoding beta-1,4-glucuronyltransferase 1, with protein sequence MAFHDVDLSYGRWDNQQLYRIKDFALLGEQYADTSEANYVCLATQTSVERLNSLPQVSANWQGKMSVALFAAGHEEFVVLQYFVTYMRLCFVNIRENATFHILVPRDYDKLPRVEAVPYNMKGKFDCQYPDRTMKALLKFRTLKTLQWRQRNTYPQNHMRNLARKGCQTKYVFLTDIDIVPSTNSVPQLNHFFRTANCSKLCAYVIPTFEIDIRAMFPRSKSGLLRLIKKGLARPFHEKVFIYNQYATNFSKWLSTNTNETEVSVSHIVTNFEFLYEPFYVAVDNVPAHDERFLGYGFTRNSQVYEMHIAGYKFYVLSPVFTGHWGLQRKQARPAWREQQNNANRRKFDVFKSEIFVRYKNDPRLLLKAKKNQIIVK